Part of the Olsenella profusa DSM 13989 genome, CTTCCTGCGAATGGTGAGGCCCGTGCGCGTATAGACGACCGCCGTGATGAAGGACAGGACGCATCCCAGGTAGACGAAGAGCACGCCCACGCAGGAATCGGTGCCGTTGATGCCGGGCAACCAGACGGCACGGACGAGATGGAGCGCTGCAAGCGGCGGCCACTTGAGCAGCATGAGCACGAAGCCCGTCATGAGGACGGCCGTGGCGGCCTTGCCCACGTAGGCGACGTCGACGGGACGCTTGCGATAGCGTTGAAGCATCATCCCACCAATCAGGAGGTAGACGTCACGACCAATCACGAACACGGCCGTCCAGAGCGGGAGCTCGCCGGTCACCAAGAGTGCGAGAACGCCCGTGAAGAGCAGCACGCGATCCATCACGGGATCCATGACCTTGCCCAACCAGCTGACCGTCTGCGTACGGCGGGCCACCTGCCCATCGAGGAAGTCGGTGGCGGCTGCCACGGCATAGCAGGCAAGCGCGAGCGTTCGGTTGATATGCCGCACGAAGAGCACGAGGAACACGACCGTGAGGACGAGGCGGAGCATCGTGATTGCGTTGGCGGCCGTCAGCACCCGATGAGAGGGATTCCCCGAGGTGCCAAGGGGGGCCGTGATCGTCCCCGCGGCCTGCGCGCCAGCAACGGAGGGGTCGACGCCCATCATCACGCGTTCGGACAGCCGATGCGTAAGGCCATGTCTCACTTGTGTCACTGGCGTGTACCCCCTCGCTCGGCCTGCACCGCCCCACGCGTAGCCCTGCAGTCACGGTAGTACATCCTAGCGCAAAAGAAGGACGGCCCTCACGTGTCAGTCAGTCGTTTGCCAGAAGCCTCACCACGGCATCGCCCACGCGCTGCGTGCTGGCCGTGCCGCCAAGATCGGGCGTGAGCGTCTTCGCCTCGACCAGGAGTCGCTCGATGGCGTCGATGAGGCGCGCGCCCCAC contains:
- a CDS encoding CDP-alcohol phosphatidyltransferase family protein, coding for MTQVRHGLTHRLSERVMMGVDPSVAGAQAAGTITAPLGTSGNPSHRVLTAANAITMLRLVLTVVFLVLFVRHINRTLALACYAVAAATDFLDGQVARRTQTVSWLGKVMDPVMDRVLLFTGVLALLVTGELPLWTAVFVIGRDVYLLIGGMMLQRYRKRPVDVAYVGKAATAVLMTGFVLMLLKWPPLAALHLVRAVWLPGINGTDSCVGVLFVYLGCVLSFITAVVYTRTGLTIRRKCLESQGGGSR